Proteins co-encoded in one Setaria viridis chromosome 9, Setaria_viridis_v4.0, whole genome shotgun sequence genomic window:
- the LOC117837573 gene encoding probable methyltransferase PMT2 gives MARSLTENRTRNTLIVVVVFGLCSFFYLLGAWQRSGSGGGDRIQNWVNEQTKCAQLPNLNFETHHRASDLPNDTGSSKIKPFEPCDEQYTDYTPCEEQKRAMTFPRDNMIYRERHCPPDKEKLYCLIPAPNGYVAPFRWPKSRDFVPYANVPHKSLTVEKAIQNWVHYEGNVFRFPGGGTQFPQGADTYIDQLASVIPIAEGKVRTALDTGCGVASLGAYLLKKNVLTMSFAPRDNHEAQVQFALERGVPAYIGVLGSIKLPFPSRVFDMAHCSRCLIPWSGNDGMYMMEVDRVLRPGGYWVLSGPPIGWKIHYKGWKRTKEDLRNEQRKIEQFAELLCWKKISEKDGIAIWRKRLNDKSCSMKQDNPKIGKCELVNDNDVWYKKMEVCITPLPEVNSASEVAGGQLEPFPKRLNAVPPRITLGSMPGFSVQSYEEDNKLWQKHVKAYKKTNNLLDTGRYRNLMDMNAGLGSFAAALESPKLWVMNVIPTIANTSTLGVIYERGLIGMYHDWCEGFSTYPRTYDLIHSNAIFSLYQNKCKFEDILLEMDRILRPEGAVIVRDKVDALVKVEKIANAMRWKTRLADHEDGPHVPEKILFAVKQYWATTSKSS, from the exons ATGGCTCGAAGCTTGACTGAGAACAGGACCAGAAACACACTAATTGTGGTTGTGGTCTTTGGCCTCTGTTCCTTCTTCTATCTCTTGGGCGCTTGGCAGCGAAGTGGTTCCGGAGGAGGAGACAGGATACAGAATTGGGTCAATGAACAGACCAAATGTGCACAACTCCCGAATCTGAACTTTGAGACCCATCATAGAGCGTCCGACCTTCCAAACGATACTGGTAGTTCCAAAATTAAACCTTTTGAGCCATGTGATGAGCAGTACACTGATTACACTCCTTGTGAGGAGCAAAAGCGTGCGATGACCTTTCCTAGAGACAACATGATCTATCGGGAGAGGCATTGTCCGCCGGATAAGGAGAAGCTTTACTGTCTTATTCCAGCACCAAATGGTTATGTTGCTCCTTTCCGATGGCCAAAGAGCCGTGATTTTGTTCCTTATGCCAATGTACCTCACAAGAGCCTTACGGTTGAAAAGGCTATCCAAAACTGGGTGCACTATGAGGGAAATGTGTTCAGGTTTCCTGGTGGTGGAACACAGTTTCCTCAGGGCGCAGATACATATATAGATCAGCTTGCTTCTGTCATCCCGATAGCTGAAGGCAAAGTGAGAACTGCTCTGGACACTGGTTGTGGG GTTGCCAGTCTGGGTGCATACCTGTTGAAGAAAAATGTTTTGACCATGTCATTTGCGCCAAGGGATAATCATGAGGCACAAGTACAGTTTGCATTGGAGAGAGGTGTCCCTGCATATATAGGTGTCCTTGGATCAATAAAGCTGCCATTCCCATCTCGTGTCTTTGACATGGCTCATTGCTCAAGATGTTTAATTCCATGGAGTGGAAATG ATGGTATGTACATGATGGAAGTTGACAGAGTACTAAGGCCTGGTGGCTATTGGGTGCTGTCAGGTCCACCCATTGGCTGGAAGATTCACTATAAGGGGTGGAAACGGACAAAGGAAGATCTTCGGAATGAGCAGAGAAAAATAGAACAATTCGCAGAACTTCTTTGTTGGAAGAAGATATCTGAAAAGGATGGTATTGCCATATGGAGAAAGAGATTAAATGATAAGTCTTGCTCCATGAAGCAAGATAATCCGAAAATTGGCAAATGTGAGTTGGTGAACGACAATGATGTATG GTATAAGAAAATGGAAGTTTGTATAACCCCTCTTCCTGAGGTTAATAGTGCATCAGAGGTTGCTGGTGGTCAATTAGAGCCTTTTCCCAAGAGGCTCAATGCAGTACCTCCTCGTATAACCCTTGGTTCCATGCCTGGTTTCTCAGTTCAGTCATATGAAGAGGACAATAAACTTTGGCAGAAACATGTTAAGGCTTACAAGAAAACCAATAACTTGCTTGATACTGGAAGATACCGCAATTTAATGGACATGAATGCAGGTCTTGGTAGCTTCGCTGCTGCACTGGAATCCCCAAAGTTGTGGGTCATGAATGTCATTCCAACAATTGCAAATACTTCCACTTTAGGTGTAATCTACGAACGTGGATTAATAGGAATGTATCATGACTG GTGTGAAGGATTTTCTACTTACCCAAGGACATATGACCTCATACATTCTAATGCCATCTTCAGTTTGTACCAAAACAA GTGTAAATTTGAAGATATACTCCTGGAAATGGACCGAATCTTACGCCCTGAGGGTGCGGTTATAGTACGTGATAAGGTTGATGCTCTTGTAAAGGTAGAGAAAATAGCCAATGCCATGAGGTGGAAAACAAGATTGGCTGACCATGAGGATGGCCCTCATGTGCCTGAGAAGATACTCTTTGCAGTCAAGCAGTACTGGGCAACCACAAGCAAGAGCAGCTAA
- the LOC117838894 gene encoding myb-related protein 306, which yields MGRPPCCDKEGVKKGPWTPEEDLVLVSYVQEHGPGNWRAVPASTGLMRCSKSCRLRWTNYLRPGIRRGGFSGEEDRLIAHLQALLGNRWAAIASYLPDRTDNDVKNYWNTHLKKKLLLLQQQQKMQQRASAALSTPPPPPHKGQWELKLQTDIDLARRALRDALSCSPPAPAPGTTTTSGHGGTGPAPPPLIAEPAAALAQAYALTARDVPGVLDGWSPRAGKNGRSGPATPPPPVAAESASGSTSELTECSASASSASDKRAAPVAGQLFAREEEKAAADGEVPPLSEIESWLLEDGGGEQKPVLDGLLLDAALRNFGF from the coding sequence ATGGGGCGGCCGCCGTGCTGCGACAAGGAGGGGGTGAAGAAGGGGCCGTGGACGCCGGAGGAGGACCTCGTCCTCGTCTCCTACGTCCAGGAGCACGGCCCGGGCAACTGGCGCGCCGTCCCTGCCAGCACGGGGCTGATGCGCTGCAGCAAGAGCTGCCGCCTCCGCTGGACCAACTACCTCCGCCCGGGCATCCGCCGCGGCGGCTTCTCCGGCGAGGAGGACCGCCTCATCGCCCACCTCCAGGCGCTCCTCGGCAACCGCTGGGCCGCCATCGCATCCTACCTCCCCGACCGCACCGACAACGACGtcaagaactactggaacacGCACCTCAAGAAGAagctgctcctcctccagcagcagcagaagatgCAGcagcgcgcctccgccgccctctcgacgccgccgccgccgccgcacaagGGGCAGTGGGAGCTCAAGCTGCAGACCGACATCGACCTCGCCAGGCGCGCCCTGCGCGACGCGCTCTCCTgcagcccgccggcgccggcgccggggacgacgacgaccagcggccacggcggcacaggccccgcgccgccgccgttgatcgcagagccggcggcggcactggcACAGGCGTACGCGCTCACCGCGCGCGACGTCCCCGGCGTGCTGGACGGGTGGTCGCCGCGGGCCGGGAAGAACGGCCGCAGCggcccggcgacgccgccgccacccgtcgccgcgGAGAGCGCGTCCGGATCGACGTCGGAGCTGACGGAGTGCTCCGCCTCCGCTTCCAGCGCGTCTGATAAACGCGCCGCGCCGGTGGCTGGCCAGCTGTTCGCgcgcgaggaggagaaggcggcggcggacggggaggTGCCACCGCTGTCGGAGATCGAGTCGTGGTTgctggaggacggcggcggcgagcagaagCCGGTGCTGGACGGCCTCCTGCTCGATGCGGCCCTGCGTAATTTCGGCTTCTAA